A window of Strix aluco isolate bStrAlu1 chromosome 2, bStrAlu1.hap1, whole genome shotgun sequence contains these coding sequences:
- the LOC141920293 gene encoding uncharacterized protein LOC141920293 yields MTTLQYSRKITCNTSSLLWGMLMLEIEEPITTPPPAMPMRAAESRPQIFKIGPYVIRKAGQQVVLFNPQWSLKQVEVHLQVNLADVQPKCLPYVETAQKGWTAWLKSPTAKRQKRDTTGVLGTGLGVLNSIDSEVIMNKLAMATQDLNQLQHPLHSLLLTLGNHQQLTSNLLPEWEEISIKDHSLIIEGMEALQNSSSLALSCIQAQMWVQSIISNILREGEEGILPMEIRKIIWDKALSQERELQSWWKMVNFTYDNVNDKITTYVLTLAKAAQYKIYPITAIGLYHKGTIISPVGHKGWAWQREGKWQTIDTELCTSLGHQGYICEGNTIEAQDMFLDTHQKECNFEVQLSPSNRTVLIYIGEGCI; encoded by the exons ATGACTACTTTGCAGTACTCTCGTAAAATCACATGTAACACTTCCTCCCTACTATGGGGAATGCTTATGTTAGAAATTGAAGAACCTATTACCACCCCACCACCTGCTATGCCTATGCGAGCAGCGGAATCACGACCACAGATCTTTAAAATAGGCCCATATGTGATCCGGAAAGCTGGTCAACAAGTTGTACTGTTTAATCCCCAATGGTCACTAAAGCAGGTGGAGGTACATTTACAGGTGAACCTGGCAGATGTACAACCAAAGTGCCTTCCATATGTAGAAACAGCTCAAAAGGGATGGACAGCCTGGCTAAAATCTCCCACTGCTAAGAGACAAAAGAGAGACACAACGGGAGTTTtaggaacaggattgggagtgtTGAACAGTATAGATTCAGAAGTGATAATGAATAAATTGGCAATGGCAACCCAAGACTTGAATCAGTTACAGCATCCTCTACATTCATTGTTACTAACCTTAGGGAATCATCAGCAGCTAACATCTAATCTTCTCCCCGAGTGGGAAGAAATCAGTATAAAAGACCATTCACTAATAATAGAAGGGATGGAAGCTTTACAGAACAGCTCATCCCTAGCTCTTAGCTGTATACAGGCACAAATGTGGGTACAATCAATTATCTCCAATATtctgagggaaggagaggaaggaatcCTTCCTATGGAGATCCGAAAGATAATTTGGGATAAAGCACTTAGCCAAGAAAGGGAACTACAATCCTGGTGGAAAATGGTAAACTTCACGTATGATAATGTGAATGATAAGATAACTACCTATGTATTAACCTTAGCAAAAGCTGCTCAATATAAAATTTACCCTATTACCGCCATAGGACTATATCATAAAGGGACTATAATCAGTCCAGTAGGACACAAAGGATGGGCATGGCAACGCGAAGGTAAATGGCAGACAATTGACACGGAGCTGTGTACTAGCTTGGGACACCAGGGATATATCTGTGAAGGAAACACCATAGAAGCTCAAGATATGTTCCTAGATACACATCAGAAAGAGTGTAACTTTGAAGTACAACTCTCTCCCAGTAATCGCACAGTTCTAATTTACATAGGAGAAGGATGTATCT AG
- the RAB39A gene encoding ras-related protein Rab-39A: MPGVGAIGARCRHRPRRSPRKSPKAEPGQAGAAMDAAIWIYQFRLIVLGDSTVGKSCLLHRFTEGRFPGPLHSDPTVGVDFFSRLVEIEPGKRVKLQLWDTAGQERFRSITRSYYRNSVGGLLVFDITNRRSFEHVKDWLEEAKMHVQPFQIVFLLVGHKCDLVSQREVTREEAEKLSSDCGMKYIETSAKDATNVEESFTILTRDIYELVKKGEISIQDGWEGVKSGFVPNVVHSSEEAVKPRRQCVC; the protein is encoded by the exons ATGCCGGGCGTTGGGGCGATCGGAGCGCGGTGCAGGCACCGGCCGCGCAGGAGCCCCAGGAAGAGCCCCAAGGCGGAGCCGGGCCAGGCCGGGGCCGCCATGGACGCGGCGATTTGGATCTACCAGTTCCGGCTGATCGTGCTGGGCGACTCCACCGTGGGCAAGTCGTGCCTGCTGCACCGCTTCACCGAGGGCCGCTTCCCGGGACCGCTGCACTCCGACCCCACCGTGGGGGTGGACTTCTTCTCCCGGCTGGTGGAGATCGAGCCCGGCAAGAGGGTCAAGCTGCAGCTCTGGGACACGGCGGGGCAGGAGCGGTTCAG atcaATAACACGCTCTTACTATCGCAATTCTGTGGGTGGCTTACTAGTGTTTGACATCACAAATCGACGATCTTTTGAACATGTGAAAGACTGGCTAGAAGAAGCAAAAATGCATGTGCAGCCCTTTCAGATTGTGTTCCTGTTAGTAGGACATAAGTGTGACTTAGTGTCACAGCGTGAGGTTACAAGAGAAGAAGCTGAAAAACTGTCATCTGACTGTGGCATGAAATATATAGAAACGTCAGCAAAAGATGCCACGAATGTTGAAGAGTCCTTTACAATTCTTACACGAGACATCTATGAACTtgtaaaaaaaggagaaatctcAATACAAGATGGATGGGAAGGTGTCAAGAGTGGCTTTGTTCCAAATGTTGTACATTCGTCAGAAGAAGCTGTAAAGCCCAGAAGACAGTGTGTCTGCTGA